TTCTTCTATTCTCTACATACCTTAGAGTGAAAACGGTGATCTTGGTTGGGATCTTCTTTTATCTCACCCTCTATTTTTTATTGCGGATGGTAGAGGATCGATTTCCGGTATCCCATGAGTTCTTTGTTACATTTACCTTCTACGGACAATTTTTTCTGATCATCTCTCTGATCTTTTTTTTCGATATGCTTCTTGATCATCTTCGGGTCCTTTTTCTACAACTGGTAAGAATCCGCCTTTTTTTTAAAAGGTTGCATGAGAGCGATACGACAACGGATATGATTCGTCAGGTTGAAAAGACGATGAGGATGATCATGAAACTCCCGGAAATTGATTATGTATGGCTTTACGATTCATCTTGGGAGGCGGATTGGAAACAGCAATGGTATGCGAGGCAGTTTCGCGATGAGCGCCTCACTCGAATTCGACGGCCAAGCAAGGAGATCCTGCATGATTATGACGGAACGGATAAGAAATTTTTGGTCATTCCTTTTCGCCATGGAGGGATTCTGTATGCGGCACTTCTCATCCCAAATGAAGAGGAGGTGGAGCTTGATTGGTTCATTCTGCAGCTCTTTCGCCTTGTATCGGATGCTCTTTTGGCGCATATTCAAAAGTTAAAGCGAGATGAGCATAAGGCGCTCCGTATGAGGGATGAGGTAATGCAGGATTTTGCGCAAAGGCTTCATGATGGTCTGGCCCAAAAGATTTTTTTTCTCTCAGCACAGGCTTATCATTTGAGGAATCAATCCGTGAAAGTTCTCCCCAAGGAGGAACAGATTTTATTGCAACGAATGGAGGAGGAGATTAAAGAAATTCACAGAGAGATAAGAAAATGGCTTGGGGATCTGCAGGGCGAAGGGGAATCCCCATCTTTTTTCGGTGCAGTTAAACAATTGGTGGATCGCTTAACCCGGGGATCAACGATGGAAGTAAAAATCATAACCAAAGGGGAGATTTGGGAGGAGGAAGTCGATTATAAAGAGGCCATTTATCTCATGGTGGAAGAACTGATCTCCAATGTTTTGAAACACGCCAAAGCGACTCGTCTTGCCGTCACCATCGAAGTGACTCCGCTTCAATGGTTTCTCCATGTGAGGGATGATGGGATTGGGTTTAATGAACAGGAAAGTTTATCCCGCGGCAAGTATGGCATTGAGGGAATGCGTCGGCGTGTGAAGGGAATGGGAGGGACAATGGTTTTAAAAACGGAAGAGGGGGAGGGAACGGATATCACTGTCATATTACCAAGAAAGGGGATGAAGGGTTTTGCCATATAATGTTATGTTGGTTGATGATCATTCGGTCGTACGGGAAGGATTAAAATTGATCCTGGAAATGACGGGAAAATACAGGGTGGTGGGCGAATGCGGCACGTCCGATGAGCTGTTGCGCAGTTCTCCAAAGGAAAGTCCGGATTTAATGATTTCCGATCTAAAAATGCCGGGCACCCCCATTTTAGAGAAGCTTCCGCTTTATAAAGAGATGAATCCCAAGACGAAGGTGATTATTTTTACCGCATATGAGGAGGAGGAGGAAATCCAACAAGCGTTGGCATTGGGTGTAGATGGCTTTCTTAAAAAAGATACACCGCCGGAAGAGATTTTGCATACGGTGGGAACGGTGATGATGGGATATGCTTGTTTCAAGCCTCGACTCTTTTCAACCAAGAAACGGGAAGATGACCTTTCAAGAATCCTAACGGAAAGGGAGATGGAAATCTTCCAGTGCATCGTGATGAATGAGAGCAATGTAGCCAT
The DNA window shown above is from Thermicanus aegyptius DSM 12793 and carries:
- a CDS encoding sensor histidine kinase, which codes for MILVGIFFYLTLYFLLRMVEDRFPVSHEFFVTFTFYGQFFLIISLIFFFDMLLDHLRVLFLQLVRIRLFFKRLHESDTTTDMIRQVEKTMRMIMKLPEIDYVWLYDSSWEADWKQQWYARQFRDERLTRIRRPSKEILHDYDGTDKKFLVIPFRHGGILYAALLIPNEEEVELDWFILQLFRLVSDALLAHIQKLKRDEHKALRMRDEVMQDFAQRLHDGLAQKIFFLSAQAYHLRNQSVKVLPKEEQILLQRMEEEIKEIHREIRKWLGDLQGEGESPSFFGAVKQLVDRLTRGSTMEVKIITKGEIWEEEVDYKEAIYLMVEELISNVLKHAKATRLAVTIEVTPLQWFLHVRDDGIGFNEQESLSRGKYGIEGMRRRVKGMGGTMVLKTEEGEGTDITVILPRKGMKGFAI
- a CDS encoding response regulator transcription factor, with protein sequence MPYNVMLVDDHSVVREGLKLILEMTGKYRVVGECGTSDELLRSSPKESPDLMISDLKMPGTPILEKLPLYKEMNPKTKVIIFTAYEEEEEIQQALALGVDGFLKKDTPPEEILHTVGTVMMGYACFKPRLFSTKKREDDLSRILTEREMEIFQCIVMNESNVAIAEKLYISEATVKTHISSILRKLGQPNRSQAVLYAVKEGLIKVNSK